The following are encoded in a window of Phaseolus vulgaris cultivar G19833 chromosome 3, P. vulgaris v2.0, whole genome shotgun sequence genomic DNA:
- the LOC137806808 gene encoding C2 and GRAM domain-containing protein At1g03370-like has protein sequence MKLVVRVIEAKNLALTDTNGLSDLYVRIQLGKQKFKTKVMKSLNPMWDEQFTFWVDDLKDSLVVSVMDEDKFFNYDYVGRLKVPIALVFEEDIKSLGSAWYSLKSKNKKCKNKQFGEIHLSIFISQSNGSGESNDIGDQLVPPRKCPDAITNSPSMSSVSFSNLSSPVREDTASSSSKEEKSCMHQKSFAGRIAQIFNKGTDVASMSPSRSIDSDQSETCKVEVGEIKIEEDQAPPIIETFEETMKKIQSAEQGSEIPSNLSGGVLIDQLYIVAPRDLNALLFSPDSNFPKALADLQGTTELQVGPWKLENGVETSKRSLSYLKAPTKLIKAVKGYEDQTYLKADGKNFAVFACVSTPDVMYGSTFKVELLYVITPGPELPSGEQCSRLVISWRMIFVQSTMMKGMIESGARQGMRESFDQYAILLCQTVKAVVSKDLGSSKEQALATLRPEPQSDWRLALQYLANFKVFLTFLMVMSVFVHMWLASPSGIQGLEFFWLDLPDSIGELVVCVILVLQGEKVVGLISRFMQARARKGSDHGIKAQGEGWMLTVAIIEGSNLATLDSKTFCDPYVVFTCNGKTRTSSVKFKKSNPLWNEIFEFDAMDDPPSVLDVDVYDFDGPFDDVTALGHVEINFLKTNISDLADIWVSLEGKWAQASQSKLHLRIFLNNTRRGDVVKHYISKMEKEVGKKINLRSPQTNSAFQKLFGLPPEEFLINDFTCHLKRKMPLQGRLFVSARIIGFHANLFGHKTKFFLLWEDIEDIQIIPPTFSSMGSPIIVVTLWPGRGVDARHGAKTQDEDGRLKFRFQSFVSFNVANRTIMALWKARSLSPEQKVQLVEEDSETKSLRSDESGSFIGLGDVSMSEVHSGALSVPASFLMELFSGGELDRMFMEKSGCVNYSYTPWVSENSGVYERAVYYKFEKRISRYRVEVTSTQQKSILEGKGWLLQEVMNFHGVPLGDFFNLHIRYQIEDLTPKACKVQVLFGTEWLKSTKHQKRITKNILKNLQERLKLTFSLVEKEFLAK, from the exons ATGAAGCTTGTGGTTCGTGTGATTGAGGCAAAAAACTTGGCATTGACGGATACCAATGGGTTGAGTGATCTGTACGTGCGGATACAGTTGGGGAAACAAAAGTTCAAGACCAAAGTGATGAAAAGTTTGAATCCAATGTGGGATGAACAATTTACTTTTTGGGTCGACGACCTTAAAGATTCGCTTGTTGTCTCTGTGATGGATGAGGACAAGTTCTTTAATTATGACTATGTGGGACGGCTTAAGGTGCCTATCGCACTTGTTTTTGAAGAGGACATTAAATCCCTTGGCTCTGCTTGGTATTCTTTGAAATCCAAAAACAAGAAGTGCAAGAACAAGCAATTTG GTGAGATTCATTTAAGTATATTCATTTCCCAAAGTAATGGATCTGGGGAGTCAAATGACATCGGTGATCAGTTAGTACCTCCAAGAAAATGTCCTGATGCAATTACTAATTCTCCTTCGATGTCTTCTGTCAGCTTTTCAAACTTGTCTTCTCCTGTAAGGGAAGACACTGCATCTTCCAGTTCTAAGGAGGAGAAATCTTGTATGCATCAAAAATCATTTGCTGGCCGAATTGCTCAAATTTTTAACAAAGGCACTGATGTAGCTTCAATGTCACCCAGCAGAAGTATTGACTCAGACCAATCTGAAACATGCAAAGTTGAAGTTGGTGAGATCAAGATTGAGGAGGACCAGGCCCCCCCTATTATTGAGACTTTCGAAGAAACTATGAAAAAAATACAGTCTGCAGAGCAAGGAAGTGAAATTCCAAGCAATTTATCAGGAGGAGTTCTTATTGATCAATTATACATAGTTGCACCACGAGACTTGAATGCATTGCTATTTTCACCTGATTCTAATTTTCCCAAGGCACTGGCTGATCTACAGGGCACTACAGAACTGCAAGTTGGTCCTTGGAAGTTAGAGAATGGTGTGGAGACCTCAAAAAGGTCGCTTAGTTACCTCAAGGCACCCACTAAATTAATCAAGGCAGTCAAAGGCTATGAGGACCAGACATATTTAAAGGCTGATGGGAAGAACTTTGCTGTTTTCGCCTGTGTCAGCACTCCAGATGTTATGTACGGCAGCACCTTCAAGGTAGAACTACTCTATGTGATCACACCTGGACCAGAGTTGCCATCAGGGGAACAGTGTTCACGTCTGGTGATATCTTGGCGAATGATTTTTGTACAGAGCACCATGATGAAAGGAATGATAGAAAGCGGAGCTCGGCAAGGTATGAGGGAAAGCTTTGATCAATATGCTATTTTGTTATGTCAGACTGTAAAAGCTGTTGTCTCAAAGGACCTTGGTTCTAGTAAGGAACAAGCTTTGGCAACATTACGACCAGAGCCTCAGTCAGACTGGAGGCTGGCACTGCAGTATTTAGCTAACTTCAAAGTCTTCTTAACATTCTTAATGGTCATGTCCGTGTTTGTGCATATGTGGCTGGCATCTCCTAGTGGAATTCAAGGGCTTGAATTTTTTTGGCTCGACCTACCAGATTCTATTGGGGAATTAGTTGTATGTGTTATCTTGGTTCTTCAAGGTGAAAAAGTAGTGGGTCTAATCTCACGCTTCATGCAAGCCAGAGCACGAAAGG GTAGTGATCATGGAATTAAAGCACAAGGAGAAGGATGGATGCTAACTGTGGCCATAATAGAAGGAAGCAATTTAGCTACTCTTGATTCTAAGACTTTTTGTGATCCATATGTGGTGTTTACTTGCAATGGAAAAACAAGAACCAGCTCAGTCAAGTTCAAGAAATCTAATCCTTTATGGAATG aaatatttgaatttgatgCAATGGATGATCCTCCTTCTGTGCTGGATGTGGATGTTTATGATTTTGATGGACCCTTTGATGACGTTACAGCTCTAGGACATGTTGAAAtcaattttcttaaaacaaaCATCTCAGATCTTGCTGATATATGGGTTTCCCTTGAAGGGAAGTGGGCTCAGGCAAGTCAGTCTAAGTTGCACTTAAGAATTTTCCTGAACAACACTAGACGTGGGGATGTTGTAAAACACTATATAAGTAAAATGGAGAAAGAGGTGGGGAAGAAG ATTAATTTGCGGTCTCCTCAAACAAATTCAGCCTTTCAGAAACTCTTTGGGCTTCCACCTGAGGAATTTCTCATCAATGACTTCACTTgtcatttaaaaagaaaaatgcccCTGCAG gGTAGACTGTTTGTTTCAGCAAGAATAATTGGTTTCCATGCAAATTTGTTTGGACACAAGACAAAATTCTTCTTGCTCTGGGAGGACATTGAAGATATTCAGATTATTCCTCCTACATTTTCATCAATGGGAAGTCCGATAATTGTCGTAACTCTTTGGCCTGGAAGAGGTGTTGATGCAAGGCATGGTGCAAAAACACAAGATGAAGATGGCAGACTGAAGTTCCGCTTCCAATCCTTTGTGTCTTTCAATGTTGCAAACAG GACTATCATGGCTCTCTGGAAGGCCAGATCCTTGAGTCCTGAGCAGAAGGTTCAGTTAGTTGAAGAAGACTCTGAAACTAAAAGCCTTAGAAGTGATGAGAGTGGGTCATTCATCGGTCTTGGTGATGTCAGCATGTCTGAGGTTCATTCTGGTGCACTTTCTGTTCCT GCCAGTTTCTTGATGGAGCTATTTAGTGGGGGTGAGTTGGATCGTATGTTCATGGAAAAATCTGGCTGTGTTAATTATTCTTATACCCCTTGGGTATCTGAGAACAGTGGTGTATATGAGAGGGCAGTGTATTATAAGTTTGAGAAGCGTATTTCACGTTATAGAGTTGAAGTAACGAGCACTCAGCAAAAATCTATTTTAGAAGGAAAGGGTTGGCTATTGCAAGAGGTTATGAACTTCCATGGAGTTCCCCTTGGTGATTTTTTCAAT TTGCACATTCGCTATCAAATTGAGGATTTGACCCCAAAGGCATGTAAAGTACAGGTATTGTTTGGAACGGAATGGCTGAAAAGTACAAAACATCAGAAGAGGATTACAAAGAACATCCTAAAAAATCTGCAAGAACGTTTAAAGCTGACATTCAGTCTAGTTGAGAAGGAGTTTTTGGCTAAATAA